In Paenibacillus segetis, the genomic window GGAGACGGCAGCAAGAGCAGGTATTATAACAGGTCGAACTGAAGGATTCTTCTCACCTAATACAACGATTTCGAGACAGGATGCTGCGGTTATGATTGCACGTGCTCTTAAACTGAAGCTTTCCTTGAACGACGCGAAGCTGAAATCCAGCGTGGCCAAATCTTTCTTAGATTCAGGAAAAATTGACTACTATGCGCTTCCGGCTGTTGAAGCAGTAACGAAAGCCAAGATTATGTCTGGAAGTCCAGTTACTTTGCCGGGAGCGAAAAAAGCCTCATTTAATTTCAATCCACAAAGTGATATGACTCGAGCAGAAGCCGGTAAGATCGCAGTAGAGCTATTGAAGAAGAGTACAAACATCTTCCCTAAAAATTTTAGTTGATTAATTTAGAGAACCCTTGTCCGCAAGCGTTTTGCGGGAAGGGTTCTCTTTTTCCAGCTACATAGTTTTGTAATTTGCTGGAGATTACGGTACAATAATAAATAGTAAGAGACATTTTCGCAAAAGGGTGAGTATTAGCAATGAAACCGATCTTATCAAAGGCACAATTAGGTTATATGAAGGCAAAGAATAAATTTGAGGATAGATCTAGGGCTTTAGAGAAGAAAATTGAAGAAATGGCTAAACTTCAGGAAGTGACTCAAGAGATTATGGAAGGTCTTGTAGTAGAATCAGGTTTCCATGATGCATTTAACGAACTACGTGTGGCCGAGAACGAATTGGTTGAATGGTCACATGTAACAATGAAACATGAGAAGACTTACAAAGATAATAAACAAGCTATTGAAGATATGTATGCAAAATTGGACACAGATCCGAAGATGCGTGCCCGTATTATCCAACTAGCTATGAAGGTAAGATAAGATTTTTAGAGAATTGTTAAATAAGGCGTCCATGTGGACGTCTTATTTGTGTTTAACTTACATAAGTTAAGGGTATTGAATTGGTAAAATATGATTAATGACTGACATATTCAGGAGTGTTATACTAATTTCCGTCAGAAGGTAGGCGAGTAAATAAGTTGTAATTGAGGGGAACCTTAGAAATAGTTACAATCTCGCAATTTATTTTCGAAATGCCGCAACTTTTTGAATTCTGCTGCGTTTAAGATGTAGAACACATGACAATGAGGGTTCAGATAGGCATTCCAACTTATCCCTAAAGGGGAAACTTGTCTATCTATTAGAAAAATTAGCTTTACGGAGCTTAGGACCCATTGTATAATGTTTAGGTAGGATTAGGAAACTACTCTATTTCTACATTCCTATCATTAAATTCGTTTACAAGTTTCTGCGGCATTGTCGCAGACCTAATTTATAGGAAATCGCTCAAGCTCTAGAAAGGGGGTGCAATGGCTAATGAGTAACACGAGCTATTCATTTAAAGAAAACTCTCATATGAAAGTTATTCAAGGAGGAGAAAAAAAGGTTATGAAGAAAATTTTATCCGTAGCTTTGTCTACAGCAATGGCATTCTCAATGTTTGCATCTGTAGCATTCGGGGCTGATACAGCTAAGCTGACGCCTCAACAACAATTTGACGTATTGAAAGACGCTGGTATCGTTACTGGTTATCCAGATGGTACTGCTGGTCTTGACAAATTCATCACTCGCGCTGAATTGGCAAAAATCATCGTTAAATCGATCAATTTGGAACCAATCACTGGCGTAGCAACTTACAAAGACAAGAATTACACAGCTTCTCACTGGGCAGCTCCTTACATCGAAGCAGCAACTCAAGCTGGTATCCTTGAAGGTAAAAACCTTGAGAAAAAATTGTTCGATCCAACTGGTAACGTAACAGTTCAAGAATTGGCTAAAGTATTGGTTTCTGCATTGAAACTTGAAGTTCCAGCAGATACTAACAACACAGCTACTGAATGGGCTAAAGGTTATGTAGAAGCAGCTATCAAAGCTGGTTACCTAGATGCTGGATTGAACTATCAAGCTAACGCTACTCGTTCACAAGTGATCGTAGCAGCACACGCTGTTTATGAGTTCAACAACTTCAAAGTAGTTAAAGCTGAAGCTTCTGATGCAACTCACGTTAAATTGACTTTGTCCACTGGCGAAGTTGTTGACGTAGTTCTTGAGAAAGCTCTTGAAGCTAACAAAGCAACAGAACTTACTTACAAAGCTGCAGACGGTCGCGAACTTAAGTACACAGTTACTTGGGTAGTAACAACTGCAACTAAAGTTGAGAAAGCTGCTGCTTCCAACTTGAAAGAAGTAGTAGTTACATTTGATGGTGAAGTTGATCAAGAGTCTGCTGAAGAAGTAGCTAACTACTCCCTCAGATCTGGTAAATTGATTGATTCTGTATCTTTGAGTGAAGATAAACTTACAGCAACAATCTTATTGGCAGAAGGAAGTGTTCTTTCAAACAACAAGGTTGAAGCTGTTAGCGTTTCTAACATCAAAGCTGGAGATAAAACTGTTAGTGTTAAGAACCTTGAGTTCACAACGGTTGATAATGTTCTTCCAGAAGTTTCGAGTGTGAAATCTTTGGGTACAAAATCTGTTAAAGTTGTATTCAGCGAACCAGTAAATGGCGTAGCTCAAAGCAATTTTAAAATTGATGGAAAAGAATTCTTCGGTAAAGTATCAGTAAGTGCTAATAATAGAACAGTTATATTGACTCCGTTCAATACATCAGCTCTTGCAGTTGGCGAACATAAAATCAATGTAAGTGGTGTGAAAGATTTTGCAGGCTTCGTGTCTCTTGCTTCTACAACTGACATTACTGTAGTTGAAGACAAAGACGCTCCAACAATTACTGAAGCATCTGCTACATTGGAAAGTGTAACACTTACTTTCTCAGAAGATGTAGATTATGACACAGTAAAAGTTGATAACGTGTACTGGAAATCCAGCACTGATAAAATCAAAGCTGTAAGCAAAAAACAATTAGCTGACAATAAAGTGAAATTCACATTTGGCCCTGCTAGATCATTGCCAACTGGTGCGGTTTCAATCTTCGTTGAAGGTGTTAAAGATTATTCTGGTAACGAAATTGCTAAAGACACTTCTGTAGTAGTTACACCAGAAATCGACCAAACTCGTCCAGTAGTTAAGAAAGTAACTGCTGAAAGTGCAACTCAAATCAAAATCGTATTGTCTAAAGAGATTAACGCTGCTAGTGCTGGAGTAGTTGCTAACTACATTGTTAAAGATAAAGACGGTAAAGCGATTGCTGTAAAAGATGCAAAGCTTGATCCAGCTGATCTAGAACATAGAACTGTACTAGTTAATCTTTACACGAAGTTGTCTGTAAGTGGTGACAATACACTTACTATTCAAAACTTGAAAGATAACACTAAATTACAAAACACAATTCTAGATTACACAGGTAAAGTAAGTCTAGCTGACAAAACAGCTCCTAAAATCGACAGCAAAGTGGTTAACACTGTAGACAAACGCGTAGTTGTGACTTTTGACAAAAAGATGGATGTTGAATCTTTAGCTAGTTACTCTAACTACCTTGTTGTGATCGACAATAAAGTTCAATCACTTACTAGCGATATTGCTGAAATCACTGTATTGCAAGACGGTCAATCTGTTGCAATTAAATTTGCTGACAGCATCGGAAATAAAGTAACTGTATTGGGTTCCAATGTAGGTGCTGCTGGCAAAACTTATATTACAGAGCTTAGATTGTTAAATCTTAAAGATACTAACGGTAATGTATTGCAAGAGTTCGCCGACAACAGTAACACTAACTTTGTTGATCTAAAAACTAGCACTGTCACTGGATTGGCAGAAAATGTTAAGTTAGTTGATAGAAAAACTGTTAAAGTTAAATTCAATGCGGGTATCATTGCTGCTGGATCTTATGCATTTGTTTCCAACACATCTAACCCTATTACAAGTGTTGATGTAGATTCAACATCTGTTGTAACTATTGGATTTGCTAATGATCTTCAAACTAATGGTGGTGACCTTAACTTTGCTGTAAACTTAGCGTACTTGACAACAACTGCTGGTGGTCCAGCTGGCGCAGGTTCGTTTAATGTGACTTCAGCAAATGTTAAAGATGAAGTTAAACCATCAGTTGTTTTAACAGCAAATGATAATTTGCTAGTTAGTGGCAATAATGTTGTTGTTAACTTGTCCGAACCAGTAAAAGCTACAAGTAACGAAGTTGTAGCAGCTGAATTGGAAATCACACGTAACTTTGACCAAAAGAAATTGAAAGCAGAAGTTGACTATACTGTTACTGGATTCACTGCAGGTGCTACAACTAGTACATTTACAATTGAATTACTAGATAGCTCTAGCAGAGAAATTGATACTTACTATACTGTATCAATCAAGAACAGCAAATTCATTACAGACGTTGCTGACAATGAACTGGCTGACTTCTCTGTACCTACTGCAGTAGTAACTGGAACCGCAGCTCCAGCGGGTCTAACAGGTGTTAACACTGGTTTCACGGGTGCAAATTCTGGTAAGATCACAGGTCTAGATGCTACAAAAAATTATGAAATTAAACTAGAAAGTGCACCTGTATCTGCTTATACAGCAGTTCCTGCAGGTACTGAAATTAGTGGTCTAGCTGCTGGAACTTATAATGTTCGTATTGCAGCGATTGCAGCTAACCCTGCTACTGGCGCTCCAGCTATCCCTGCAAGTGCAGCTGCAAAAGTAACAGTTGGTACAGCAGCTCCTTCTGATACTGAAGCATTAGCAGCAGACGTAACAAGCTTAGTAACTGCTGTTACTACAGTTGATCCAGCTGCAGCAATCACTGCTAATATTACAGTTTCAACTCCTGCAACTGGTGCTAACGGATCTGTAATCACTTGGAAAGCAAATGCACTTGCACACACTGCAACTACATTTGTTACTCCAGCTAGAACTGCTTCTTCACAAACAGTTACTTTGGAAGCAACTATTACAAAAGGAACTGAAATACCAGTTGTAAAAACATTTACAATTACTATTCCAGCTGGTGCTGCTGCAATCGATATTACTGTAGCTCCTTAATTGTAGTAGTAATACTGAGTTTTTGATTCATTGGCAGCAGATTAGAAAGGAATTTCTAATCTGCTGCTTTTAATTTATATCGTTAATCGTAGACACTAATGCTATTAGATGGAGAGCAGTTATGGCAATCTTTAATTTATTATTGTCATAATTTATCTTTTCCATAAGTATCAATCATTAATACATATTTTAAATAATTATAAGCATATTAATCTTAAAGATAAGAAGAACATCAACCCAAATTCCTGTCGTGGAATATGGGCTATTTTTATTTCAGTGAGGAAATGAATGTTGAATTACTAGAAAATCCAATAAGGGGTCAGTGAAGAGTTAGAGGTAGTTTAAATTCAATACAAAATCCTAATCGATTAATTTATTATTTTGATTACAATATCTTCACCACACGAAACATTTTCCATTCAGTAACGTTTATATTTATAAGAACATTTCTGTATGGGAGGAAATAAGTTGAGGAAGATTCCAGTAACAGCTGCCGCACTGAGTATTTCATTGTTGCTTGCTAGTGCTCCAGAAGCAATGGCGGCAAGCGCGACTAATAAAACAACGACTACAAAACCAACAGCAAAAGAGACTACTAAGAAACCTGTAGTACATACCTTAGCAAATTTGTCTGCTGTTAAAATAACAGCGAAGAGCACAGTAAGCTTAACGGATGTTAATATTCTAACCCAAGATGAAGAAAGTATACTTACGTATACATTAACCATTAAGAATGGTGATAATAAGCCTCTAGATTTACTTGATTACTGGTCTAAAGTGAAAACCGCGAGTGGGACGAGTTATAGTACATCTCTGATGTCGAAGGATAAGGATAAGAAGAAATTATCTGCTGGATCATCCACAACGCTTACTTATGTAGCTAAAGTAGGGAAGGATATGAAAATCAGCAACTTGGTATTTCAAGTTGTT contains:
- a CDS encoding S-layer homology domain-containing protein yields the protein MSNTSYSFKENSHMKVIQGGEKKVMKKILSVALSTAMAFSMFASVAFGADTAKLTPQQQFDVLKDAGIVTGYPDGTAGLDKFITRAELAKIIVKSINLEPITGVATYKDKNYTASHWAAPYIEAATQAGILEGKNLEKKLFDPTGNVTVQELAKVLVSALKLEVPADTNNTATEWAKGYVEAAIKAGYLDAGLNYQANATRSQVIVAAHAVYEFNNFKVVKAEASDATHVKLTLSTGEVVDVVLEKALEANKATELTYKAADGRELKYTVTWVVTTATKVEKAAASNLKEVVVTFDGEVDQESAEEVANYSLRSGKLIDSVSLSEDKLTATILLAEGSVLSNNKVEAVSVSNIKAGDKTVSVKNLEFTTVDNVLPEVSSVKSLGTKSVKVVFSEPVNGVAQSNFKIDGKEFFGKVSVSANNRTVILTPFNTSALAVGEHKINVSGVKDFAGFVSLASTTDITVVEDKDAPTITEASATLESVTLTFSEDVDYDTVKVDNVYWKSSTDKIKAVSKKQLADNKVKFTFGPARSLPTGAVSIFVEGVKDYSGNEIAKDTSVVVTPEIDQTRPVVKKVTAESATQIKIVLSKEINAASAGVVANYIVKDKDGKAIAVKDAKLDPADLEHRTVLVNLYTKLSVSGDNTLTIQNLKDNTKLQNTILDYTGKVSLADKTAPKIDSKVVNTVDKRVVVTFDKKMDVESLASYSNYLVVIDNKVQSLTSDIAEITVLQDGQSVAIKFADSIGNKVTVLGSNVGAAGKTYITELRLLNLKDTNGNVLQEFADNSNTNFVDLKTSTVTGLAENVKLVDRKTVKVKFNAGIIAAGSYAFVSNTSNPITSVDVDSTSVVTIGFANDLQTNGGDLNFAVNLAYLTTTAGGPAGAGSFNVTSANVKDEVKPSVVLTANDNLLVSGNNVVVNLSEPVKATSNEVVAAELEITRNFDQKKLKAEVDYTVTGFTAGATTSTFTIELLDSSSREIDTYYTVSIKNSKFITDVADNELADFSVPTAVVTGTAAPAGLTGVNTGFTGANSGKITGLDATKNYEIKLESAPVSAYTAVPAGTEISGLAAGTYNVRIAAIAANPATGAPAIPASAAAKVTVGTAAPSDTEALAADVTSLVTAVTTVDPAAAITANITVSTPATGANGSVITWKANALAHTATTFVTPARTASSQTVTLEATITKGTEIPVVKTFTITIPAGAAAIDITVAP